aaaataattaaatatttagtaaataatGCGTGTAATACAACTTAGAGAAATTGGACTAAGTTGAATCAATGGACTAAATTACACCtctccaataaaaataaaaacaagagataaattaagttttatttttttttaggctttagaaataattttatatattttatttttttattttaatttattacatcactgtttttcatttttaatttgttatatcatttattttttttataactactatatgatttttaatttattgataaaaaataaaatatattacttgatatatatatatatatatattaatataaaaaataaagagtgtaatatataaagataaaaattataattataataattaaaaataaaatattaaaattgtactagactttttttaaaataatttatgagTTCATTTATGTATTAGGTGGATCGACTGTTAGGATCGGATGTTGGCCAACTTACTGTTTATGGAAAAACCCATTTCCACGTGTTTGATTTCCCTTTACCAAATAATCAATTTTGTACTTTTTCACAATTATCTGTTTCCCTTCATCTCTTTTTTTCCATGACATTGAACCTATTTGTTTTAGTCGCAGCAATTCTTCCCTATCCTTTCCAAGGTTTCTATTTGCCAGTGGCAATCGTTGGGACTTTGATTTAATAGTGTTGGTACCAGGAGGTGAATGATTCAACACTAGAGCAATGGCCTCAAAAAAACTAGCTAGATGATTGAACTTGCACACAATATAACTAGAACAAGAAGTCAATGTTTCTAAAAAGCCAAGAGCTACGGCAGAATGCAAAACTATCAAAAATCAGCAAGAAGGTATCTTGTAACTTGAAACACATAAATACAGAATTATGCACATGAGACTGCAACAAAAATGTGCATAAGCAACAACGAAAATAAAATATCAGCTGCTTACAGTAAATGCATCCGCTCCACATAAGATTGGAGCAACCACCTGCTAAGAGGCTCCCCACACCCAACAAAACACCCAGAATTGCCATTTTCAGTGTAAAGGGGAAAGCTGAAAATATGCAGCAATTCTTGTACTGCCTGCCTCACTAAGGAAGATCCTGTAACCCTGCTCCGTCGGCCCCATCCAGTCACTATATCAATACGACTAGGACTAATCCCTGAGACTAGCATCTGACGGCGAAGCCAAGCAAGCGTCCGTGACAATGCTGTCACAGCAGTACCATCAGACATAACATGCAGGTTGATAAGCCAATAGCAAGAACTCTTCTCTTTAACAGCATCAGGATATACATTCTTCTGTGCAGCTACCTCCCAAACTGAGCCAGCCTCCTCCTTGAGCCCTGACTTGTGAAGGAAATCAACTACCGCGTCTATTAGTCCCCTTTTGCTCTCTCTATCTTCACTATGCATCAGATCCAAGAACTTGCTTGCATGATCCCGCACATTTTGACCATCAGGTCCGGCTGATGGCAAAGACAACAGAAACACATGTGCAGGGTGGCCTGTGACTGCCATGAGCTCACAATATATCCCCATATCATATGGTGAGTGCGCCCCTGTACAACAACTAAGGAGCAATGTATATGTCTGCAAAGAAGGGCTTAGACCCAAATTCAACATGCTCTGCAACAAGTTATAAGCTTCTGCAAGCCTGTGCACGCGTAGGAATGCACTAAGAAGGGAATTGCAAGTGGGCACATTTGGGCGCAAGCCAGTATGGAGCATGGTCTGATACCATTCCCAAGCCTTTTCAACATTACCAGCCTTTCCCCACAAGTCTACCAGAAGGCCATAGACAGGCTCATCAGGCACCCAATTCTTTCTTTTCATCTCAGAAAAAACTGCTTCTGCTTCATCAAGATAACCACAGTGTCCCAGCACCTCCATAACTATACTATAAGTTACTTTGTCAGGTTCAAATCCAGCACTCTGCATGTCACGGTAAAGCTTTAATGCACTCTGGTAATTCCTTGCCTTGGCTTGCAAAGCAATAATGATATTATAAGTGACTAAATTAGGAACACATCCTTGTTCAACCATCTCACAAAATAGCTTGTGGGAAGCAGCTAAATGGCCAGCTTTTCCAAGGCAGTTTATCATAACACTATAAGTGAATGTATCTGGAGAAAGGCCAGCAGCTTGCATCCTTTGGTACATCTCCATAGCAAAATCAAGAAACCCAGCTTTCGCATGAATGTCAATGAGTGTGCAGTATGTAACACGATCAGGTTTGCACCCTGCCTTCTGCATTTGATTAAAAACATTAACTGCTTCATTCAGGTAGTTTGCGCGACCATAACTGTGAATAAGACGGTTATAAGTTACAACATTAGGTTGGCATCCATCCTTGACCATCTGATCAAGCAATTTATTAATTGCACGAAACTCCTTTGCACGGCCAAGGATGCCAACCATGGTTGTGTAAGTATGGTCATCATGCTTGAACCCAGGTTGCTGTTTTAACCAATAGAAAAATCCAAGAGCAACTGTATGATCTTGAAGCTGCTTAAGGACTTGGTTTGCTTTATATGCATCCATTGAATAATTAAGATTTCCAAGAGCCTTCTCTGTTGCAGGTCCCCACCTTAGTTGTCTGAGTAACTGAGAAACATTTTCCACTATGTGCCTGCTGCTTGCAAACTGTCTGGTATTTGTAGCCATTACAGCTGTAATTTTAGCATCTTTTGAGAATGTTCTGTGATCTTCACAGAAGTGCTCCACAATCTTTGCATCTGGAGCCTGTACATTGGCATTAAAATTTTTCATGAACTGATTTGATTGGGCTTTTGGTCTCTGAGGTTTATTTCTCCTTTTATCACATGCACCCAAAGCAATGCTCTGTGTTTCCACCAAACTACCACACGTAGTATTTGAAACATGTTTGGAACTTCCAATAAAACTTGATTTGTCACCTTTATCCTTTGAAATGTTACGGTTACTAATATTGGACTGGACTACTGCCTCTGGAGATGGTTTTGGATGAACTTTAGAAAAGTTCTCTCTCTTGATGGGTTTCACATTCGAAGATTTTAGAGTGGAATGTGGCCTGGTGGGGTCAACCATGCAGTTTTTAGGTGTGTTAATTCCACTTCCATCAGATATAGGAATTTTGTAGTTTACCAAATCAGATAGAAAACTAACTGCTGCAATACCTGCTTTCGTAATCTGGTCTGAAATTGGAGTTGAAGGGTCCACAACATCTTTCTCAACTGCATCAATGCCACTGGCATAGCTAACGCAAACTGTCCTCCCTAAAGAACTAGGAGCAGACACCGCTTGTGGCAAAGTTGGGTGCTCGGCACTCTCAACTTTATGAAGACCCAATAATTTTCCAGCATCTCCTAAAACAGAGGTTTCTACACTTGCAGAAGCTTTGGGTGCTATGGCGGGTGCCTTCTGTACAGGTAAAACACTGTTTCTTGTTTGCTGCCTTCTTGGAGCACAGGTTTCATCTTCAGAGCAAGTGCATGAACTACCATCTGCTGCACTAGACCGTGATCCACTAATAAAAAATGACCTTGCATTACTAGAGAGGTTACTAAGCTGCTTTGCACGTAACATGATCTGCAATGACAGAAACAACAGTAATAAGAATGGTTCCATGAAAGAGTAATTACCATGGACATTAACTTTATAACATTCTGAACAGCTCAATAAATAATTCTTATCATTTGTTTGCTCATGTGCCAACAACAGTAATACAAGGATAGCCTACTCATCTATCCAGTATCCACGAAAGCCAAATCCTTCAGTGGCTGCAAATGACCAATATGTAGAGCAACCAAACAACCCAATAGACAAGGAAataaaaatgacaaatattctatTTCAAAGAAAAGGCAATGAAGAGAATAATGGAAATGCAACTTAATATTTTGAAAGAATCAAGGCATAAATCTGTTCATCAGGCCTACTAAAAGCCAAATAGCCCTCTCTATTTTCATTACTCCTAGTTCACACTCAAGCCACTTGCTCCATTAAATCTTAATAAAAAATGGAAACAAATAACCTCCTCCACCAGATCATCAATCAGCTGCAAAGACATTCTGACTTTTATGCATCCAATTAAAAATAAATCGTCAATAGAGCTTTATTTTTGGCACCACATAATGTCCATGCTGATATTACATGCTACATCACCATATATAATATTCATGTTGATTAGGACTACAACTTATGGTGTTATTGCAAAACCACGATAGTAAAGAGCAAGCAATAGAGCTTATTCATTTTGTAGAAATGTAAAATTACCATAAATGAAGCACATTTGAAGAGGATCAAAAGAAAACATGGTGGAATAACTATATTATTTATGCAATTATACTCCTCTTCAACACCAccccttcccccccccccccccccccaccccacaACACAAACATAGAATTTCTTATAACAACTCTCCCTGTTGTGTTTCTTATTACAATTTTTCGTGAATACCTGTGGAAACTACATAATCTGTGTTTTATCCCAATGCTCTTTTTGAGTACTGCCCTTTTTTTTGGCTTGAAGGAGCACTTCTTAATACTCAGAAGGGAAGTCACATCCTACGTATGTTCCCATAAAATCATGCATTTATTTAGTAATTTATCTCAAAAAACAAGTAATTAATTCATTCTGCTTTTCTAAATATATGATCTAGGGCCTTAGAGAAAAAACAGAGAGGACTAGCCTTGCAAAGATGACAGGAGACATGTAGAAGCAGAAGATGCAAAAAAGAAAAGGGGTCTGATGGCAGAAATTACATAAATGGATGTAATGCTGATGCATCTGGCAGTGATGGAATGTGCAGTGACCACAGCAAGATGGTGTGCAATTTTAAAGTTCTGtgacatatatataatta
Above is a genomic segment from Hevea brasiliensis isolate MT/VB/25A 57/8 chromosome 17, ASM3005281v1, whole genome shotgun sequence containing:
- the LOC110664002 gene encoding pentatricopeptide repeat-containing protein At1g18900; the protein is MLRAKQLSNLSSNARSFFISGSRSSAADGSSCTCSEDETCAPRRQQTRNSVLPVQKAPAIAPKASASVETSVLGDAGKLLGLHKVESAEHPTLPQAVSAPSSLGRTVCVSYASGIDAVEKDVVDPSTPISDQITKAGIAAVSFLSDLVNYKIPISDGSGINTPKNCMVDPTRPHSTLKSSNVKPIKRENFSKVHPKPSPEAVVQSNISNRNISKDKGDKSSFIGSSKHVSNTTCGSLVETQSIALGACDKRRNKPQRPKAQSNQFMKNFNANVQAPDAKIVEHFCEDHRTFSKDAKITAVMATNTRQFASSRHIVENVSQLLRQLRWGPATEKALGNLNYSMDAYKANQVLKQLQDHTVALGFFYWLKQQPGFKHDDHTYTTMVGILGRAKEFRAINKLLDQMVKDGCQPNVVTYNRLIHSYGRANYLNEAVNVFNQMQKAGCKPDRVTYCTLIDIHAKAGFLDFAMEMYQRMQAAGLSPDTFTYSVMINCLGKAGHLAASHKLFCEMVEQGCVPNLVTYNIIIALQAKARNYQSALKLYRDMQSAGFEPDKVTYSIVMEVLGHCGYLDEAEAVFSEMKRKNWVPDEPVYGLLVDLWGKAGNVEKAWEWYQTMLHTGLRPNVPTCNSLLSAFLRVHRLAEAYNLLQSMLNLGLSPSLQTYTLLLSCCTGAHSPYDMGIYCELMAVTGHPAHVFLLSLPSAGPDGQNVRDHASKFLDLMHSEDRESKRGLIDAVVDFLHKSGLKEEAGSVWEVAAQKNVYPDAVKEKSSCYWLINLHVMSDGTAVTALSRTLAWLRRQMLVSGISPSRIDIVTGWGRRSRVTGSSLVRQAVQELLHIFSFPLYTENGNSGCFVGCGEPLSRWLLQSYVERMHLL